A genomic window from Prunus persica cultivar Lovell chromosome G2, Prunus_persica_NCBIv2, whole genome shotgun sequence includes:
- the LOC18784759 gene encoding protein BPS1, chloroplastic produces MSRPQEPHRPFFHFGNPFRMISPKGSHLSPKLVALLNTFEETLAGRLRKLNPKDKDDVLSLSWMKLAMESLCGTHNDIKTLISEIDLPVSDWDEKWIDVYLDISVKLLDVCIAFSSEISRLNQGHLFLQCVLHNLDSTSSNQFIRARSSLDGWRHHIGSKNPRVENCSTILDKLVESLDLPKVKNSAKGKLLMRAMYGVKVLTVSVCSVFAAAFSGSAKKLLDLNVAETYLWAQAFNDFQGNVNGEIRNVFSSGRFMVLKELEAVDGIVKELYPKIQDGVGLAEGKEFRSSISDLESKAQKLSQGLDLLTKEVDGFFQILLTGRDALLSKLRSGGAVSDQMLAGNVGAQVVR; encoded by the coding sequence ATGAGTCGTCCACAGGAACCACACCGACCTTTCTTCCATTTTGGAAATCCTTTCCGGATGATTTCACCAAAGGGTTCTCATCTGTCTCCAAAGCTTGTTGCACTGTTAAACACTTTTGAGGAGACATTGGCTGGGAGGTTGAGAAAGCTTAACCCGAAAGACAAGGATGATGTCCTCAGCTTGTCATGGATGAAATTGGCGATGGAGTCTCTTTGTGGAACTCATAATGACATAAAAACCCTCATATCTGAGATTGACCTCCCTGTGAGTGACTGGGATGAGAAATGGATTGACGTGTACTTGGACATCAGTGTAAAGTTGCTTGATGTATGCATTGCTTTTAGCTCTGAGATCTCACGTTTAAACCAGGGCCATCTATTTCTTCAGTGCGTCTTGCATAATTTGGATTCAACCTCTTCTAACCAATTTATTCGGGCCCGCTCTTCACTTGATGGCTGGAGGCACCATATTGGTTCAAAGAACCCCAGAGTTGAGAACTGTAGCACCATTTTAGACAAGCTTGTGGAATCCCTTGATCTGCCAAAGGTAAAGAACTCAGCAAAAGGGAAACTTCTAATGCGTGCTATGTATGGAGTGAAGGTGTTGACAGTATCCGTTTGTAGTGTCTTTGCTGCAGCCTTTTCTGGTTCTGCAAAGAAGTTGTTAGATTTGAATGTTGCTGAGACATATCTGTGGGCTCAAGCATTTAATGACTTTCAGGGTAATGTAAATGGGGAAATTAGAAATGTATTTTCTAGCGGAAGATTCATGGTACTTAAAGAGCTGGAAGCAGTTGATGGTATTGTAAAGGAGTTGTATCCCAAGATCCAAGATGGTGTGGGCCTTGCTGAAGGGAAAGAGTTCCGCAGTTCTATTTCTGATTTAGAAAGTAAGGCACAAAAGCTTTCTCAGGGACTTGATCTTCTTACAAAGGAAGTGGATGGATTTTTCCAAATCCTTTTAACCGGACGTGACGCTTTGCTTTCGAAACTAAGATCTGGGGGAGCAGTCTCAGACCAGATGCTGGCGGGAAATGTAGGAGCGCAGGTTGTGAGATGA
- the LOC18784829 gene encoding LOW QUALITY PROTEIN: probable serine/threonine-protein kinase At1g01540 (The sequence of the model RefSeq protein was modified relative to this genomic sequence to represent the inferred CDS: inserted 2 bases in 1 codon), producing MSVYDAAFVNTELSKPTSIFGLRLWVVIGILVGSLIVLTLFLLSLCLTSRHRSKAHKAQPKPTTDSPTPVISKEIQEIVHDLHVEIGKPDHRVVVYSDRASSGESKGTLNSGCETASYGSGNVVGPEVSHLGWGRWYTLRELEAATNGLCEENVIGEGGYGIVYSGILSDGTKVAVKNLLNNRGQAEKEFKVEVEAIGRVRHKNLVRLLGYCVEGAYRMLVYEYVDNGNLDQWLHGDVGEVSPLTWDIRMNVILGTAKGLAYLHEGLEPKVVHRDVKSSNILVDRQWNPKVSDFGLAKLLCSENSYVTTRVMGTFGYVAPEYACTGMLNEKSDVYSFGILIMEIISGRSPVDYSRQQGEVNLVEWLKTMVGKRKAEEIVDPKLPEMPASKALKRALLVALRCVDPDATKRPKMGHVIHMLEADDLLVRDERRTGRDTSRSDPDYQQDDHVVVKIADKHLNEGTSDTSXKVILVGTIINLQGGDNALGRLGD from the exons ATGTCAGTGTACGACGCTGCTTTTGTGAACACGGAGCTCTCGAAACCGACGTCAATCTTCGGGCTCCGGCTCTGGGTCGTCATCGGAATCCTAGTCGGGTCTCTGATAGTCCTgaccctcttcctcctctcgcTCTGCCTCACCTCGCGCCACCGCTCCAAGGCCCACAAGGCCCAGCCCAAGCCCACCACCGACTCGCCCACTCCAGTGATATCGAAAGAAATCCAGGAAATTGTTCACGACCTCCATGTCGAGATCGGGAAGCCGGACCACCGGGTCGTGGTGTATTCGGACCGGGCGTCGAGTGGGGAGAGTAAGGGGACTTTGAATAGTGGGTGTGAGACGGCATCGTATGGGAGTGGGAACGTGGTGGGGCCCGAGGTGTCGCATCTGGGGTGGGGAAGATGGTACACTCTGAGAGAGCTTGAAGCGGCCACCAATGGGCTCTGTGAAGAGAATGTGATTGGGGAAGGTGGGTATGGGATTGTTTACAGCGGGATTCTCAGTGATGGGACTAAAGTCGCTGTTAAGAACTTGTTGAATAACAG GGGTCAAGCTGAGAAGGAATTTAAAGTGGAGGTGGAAGCAATTGGACGTGTGAGACACAAAAATCTTGTAAGGTTGCTGGGATACTGTGTTGAGGGTGCATACAG gaTGCTTGTGTATGAGTACGTTGACAATGGCAATCTGGATCAATGGCTTCATGGGGATGTTGGTGAAGTCAGTCCGCTAACATGGGATATTCGTATGAATGTTATACTGGGAACAGCGAAAGG GTTGGCCTATCTTCATGAGGGTCTTGAACCAAAGGTTGTTCATCGTGACGTGAAATCAAGCAACATACTAGTTGATCGCCAGTGGAACCCCAAAGTATCTGATTTCGGGCTTGCTAAGCTCCTGTGCTCTGAGAACAGTTATGTGACAACTCGAGTGATGGGAACATTTGG TTATGTTGCACCAGAATATGCTTGCACAGGAATGCTGAACGAAAAGAGTGATGTTTATAGCTTTGGAATACTTATTATGGAGATTATATCCGGAAGAAGCCCTGTTGATTATAGTCGACAACAAGGAGAG GTTAATCTAGTAGAATGGTTGAAAACCATGGTTGGGAAACGAAAAGCTGAGGAAATAGTTGATCCCAAGCTGCCTGAGATGCCTGCTTCAAAAGCACTTAAGCGTGCTCTCCTGGTTGCTCTTCGATGTGTTGATCCTGATGCCACAAAAAGGCCAAAAATGGGACATGTGATCCACATGCTTGAGGCTGATGACTTGCTTGTTCGTGAT GAACGCCGAACTGGTAGAGATACGTCCCGATCAGATCCTGATTATCAACAGGACGATCATGTTGTTGTGAAGATAGCGGATAAACACTTGAATGAAGGGACTTCTGATACTAG GAAGGTGATACTGGTAGGAACCATCATCAACCTACAAGGTGGAGATAATGCCCTTGGAAGATTAGGTGACTAA